TGGAAGATTGATCACCGAGTCACTGGAAAGGATTGTGGAGAAGTGAGGGGCAAGATGGCACAGAAGGATATTACGTCGTATTTGAATTTGGAACGATTGAAGAAGACGCAGAAGCTCATCCGACTCTATCGATCGAACGAGTGCCTTTGGAATCCGAAGTCACCTGGTTTCCACAGTGGTTCTGCGAAGGATGACGCCTGGCGACGAATCACCCGGCGGATGAACTGCGGCCTGACTCCTGACCAGGTAAAGCTGCAGGTGCTCGGTCTGCGGCACTACTACTCCAAGGAATTGGCCGCCATCCGAAATAGTCAAATTGAGGGCTATAGTTACAATCCAAGATACTCCTACTTCGAGGACTTGCATTTTTTGGGAAACTTGGAGGTGAGTGGATGGTTTTTGCACTGGATATTGAATAGTAAGCCATTAACTACTATTTTCACACAGGAGGAAGATAACTGTGCCATGAAGGAAGGACATTTCCCACCCAATTTTTCTGAGGACACATTCATATCTCCGCTAGCTTTCTTGAGTCCCTGCTGCAGCGAAACCAAGTGCGGGTACACCTTCTACAAAATGATTCTAGAACCTGAGCCACCAAATGAAGAGTTCTTAGAAGGGCATAAGGAAAGATCCACTTCCGGCAATGATCGCTGGTATCCCACTGCGTACTGTGTTCGGTGCAAGCCCGAGGAAGACGAAGATCCTTGTGAAGCATGCGAGCTAAGAGGTCAAAGCAGTCGTCCTCAATTTGGAAGTAAGAGCTCTTTAGAAGGCAGAGAAAGCGACAGTACCAACCCAAGGATGTCTTATCAGCATCAGGAACAGGATCACTCAAAGAAATTCCAAAAACGTGATAGCAACCAGTATCTAACTCGGAAACCATGTTCATGCCCCTCGAAAGGCAATCCAGAAAAGCGTTCATCTCAAACCCAACAAAATGGTGTGTACGTGGGTGCTCACAACTGGGATGGTGACGAGTCCATCGGCAATGGTTTACGTAGCGATGGGTGGCCAGGTCCCAGACTATGTTCCCAAAAACGCGGAGAGTGGAAGCCCAGATACCGTAAAGTAATAGGCGAGGAATATCGGAAGTCGTGCTGCGACAGCTGGAAGCGAAATAACAATGCCGTGTGCCGGAGACTTCTAGACCAGTTGGCCAAGCAACAGAACCAACCCGGCAGTTACTCCGACGATGGAGACTCCGTTCGGAACCGAAACTGCAGCTGTACGAAGAATCGCCGCCAGTCTGGCGAGGATCAGTTAAACGTGATGCTATTGCAGAAGAAGTATAGGGATCGAACTTCGTCGAACAATGCAAACAATCCTACCACCGATCGATACAGCAACACACAACCGATGTCGGATGAAACTTACTATAACACCAGCCATCCAGTTCCAAACTGTTGTTACTGCACTTATAACCAAGTAAATCAAGAAGTTCAGCGCTGCAATATCCATGGATGCCAGTGCATTTACTGCAATCAAACTGTGCCTCCTGCCCACGGTAACTACTACCAACCGCAGCATGTCGATCAGAATGCCAGAAACTATTCTCGATCAGCTCCACCAGACGCTCCATATGATGAAACGGTTTACCTGAATGACTACGGACGATCTATGTATCCGGAGCAACAGCATGTGTACTGCATCAATGCAGAGAATGTGCCCACAGATGTGTGGGCACAGACGCAGTCTCCAGATGCCTCTAATAACCCATCCCAGATGCCCATGGCTCCGCTCTCAAAGTCTTGGAATCAGGAAACGGCAACTCGGCCGCTTCAGCCAGCCAAAAAAGGCAGTGGCACAGCACCGCCACCTCAGGATCCAGTGAAGACATATTCTTCAAGAGCCAGTGCATTAGAAAAGCATGAGCAGTCTGGACAGAATCTTATCCCAGCTGAGCAAACTAAATCGATGCCAGAGGAATTTCAATCAAGGATCGTGCAAAAACCGAATGATCAAGGAGAACGATCTAACGTAGGAAGAAGATCCTACGGATCCGGAAATGCAAATTACAACCAAAGAAGGATTCAAAATGAGGAACGATCTAGCAGGGACGGTCCAGATCTTCCTGACCAAAAGAAATATGTATGTGAAGATGATAATTGCCCAGTTAATAAACGCCGTCAAAACGAGAAGCGTCCTTCAGAAAGGCGATCTCGCAACGATGATAAAGTTCGTAGTAACCGTAATTCCAATTATGAAGATGCACCTCCCCCACGACGAAGCAAAGGTAATGCCGATGACgcaaaaaatcaaaaagttTTCCAACTTCAAACAGATGACTCCCAGTTAATGGCGTGTCCTGCGTATGATCGTCGTAATCCCAAGGAATGTCCCCATTTAAAATGTCCAAGTCCAAGACACCAAGAAGAAAGAACAGCTCGGAACTCAAGAAATCGCAACTCCGAGGAGAATAATGAACCAACCTCAAAGTCTAGGAGGAGCAGTCCTTTAAGAAATGCTTACGATGAAGAAGAGCAGCAGGGTCCCAGGGAAAGATCCAGTAGTCATGGCCGGGAGGATAATTTTAGGACAAAGAGAAAATCAAATGAAGAAACTAAAAGATCGAAAAGAAGATCCGATGAAACCTGCAATGACGAAACGTGTCAATTTGGGGCCTTTTCTTCtaggcaaaataaaaaccgatCCGAACGTCGAACAGGAAATAGTGGGGAAAGGGAGTACTCAAGACACGGCAATGGAACGAATCCTCGTTCCAAAAGAAGAGATAATGAAGATCCGTGCAATGATGACACTTGTCCATATGCCGATTCCTTGGAAATTAATATGGCCAGGACGAGAAAACATAGCGATCGATCTTATTCTAAAGAGAATGACGAGGACGGAAAAATGGCAAGGAGATATAGGAGTGAATCCTCATCAAGAAGGCAGGAAAACGATGATTATGAAGATTCCGCAAAAAGCTATAGAAGAGAAAGCGATAAATATAGGAAACCAAGAAGAGAAGCGCCGGCTGAAAATGGAGATCCTGATTATGATTCAGATTACAAGGAATATGGACAGAGAAGATATAGAAATCGCTATAGTGATAATCAACCTGAATATCGTACTTCTATAGAAAAGCGAAACAAGTATTCCACACGAGAGGACAGAAACTCAGCTCCTAGATATGCTGAAAGACCTCGTGAAGATCACCGAACTGAAtacaaaaacagaaaccatGAAAATACTTTAGACGATTGTTATTGTGACGATTTTGAATCTGATGAATATGATGCCAATAATCCATATGATGCCCATCCTAGAAGGGAGAACGGTAATCGAAACCGAAATGCACCAATGGAGTACAATAGAGAAGAATCTTCTAGAAGACCCAAACGGCCCTCGAAGTATGATAACTCGGAGAGCGAGGATATGCCTTACATTAAGTCAAATGGCAAAAATACTAATCGGAATCGTAATACAGACAATGTCACCCAGAAAAGGAATCCATCCTATTCCAGAGAAACTGATCCGTACAATTCAGAGGATGACTGCTTCTGCAGTGATGAGCAAATCTCCCACGCAACACAAAATAGGAGCTCTCGGTCGAGTAGAAATGATCCCAGGTCATCTGGTCCTGCCAAAAATGGAAAGCAAGATAGATCCAGAAGATCCGAAACTATCGAATCCCAAAGAAATGAAGCAAGGGATAGTGACAGGGCCCCGGAATCTCGTCCTTCGAATAGGgatatacaaaaaataaaaaatcctAATAATGCATACAATATagacattaaaaataaaacgcacGACGTAGGTGAATATTCCAAGAACGACAACAGGGACACCAATCATAAAGGTATCGTGAGCCCAGTCTCTGACGATGATTGTATTTGCGACTTGGAAAGTGATCCAAAAGATCCCAAGTCAACCGTGCCGGAGAAACGAAATCAGGCTGGCAGTATATGCATAAATCTAAGCACATCAGTGGAAGACAATGGACATAAGACGGAGTCATTTGGAAAAGCCAAGAAAACTGCAGAACCAACGGTTATGGTACCCAAATCATTAGATGCCTCCAACAGATTGAGGGAACAAAAGGAGGGCAAGACCAGGCTAGTATCCACCAGTGAAAATCAGTCGTCCTCCGCCAAGAAGAATCTCCGCGCCAAAACTGGAATATCCCCCAGAGTGCAATCGAGATCCGCCAGCCCAGTTCGCCAAGCAGGAGCTCCGAAGATCCAGCCAGAGCCGATCAAGAGACGAGCGACGACTAGAAGTCCTGTCCAGAACACCGCCAAGAGAACCATGGAAACTCATGCAGCTGCCAACAGCAAGTTGCCCTTTGATCTAAATTCTGCCGCCTATTTTATTTGCAAGTTACAGGATGAAGGTAACAACCATCAGTACCTGCTCGTGGTGCCCAAGAAGCCGATTGAAACACCCGATGGCCACCGGAAGGCCCCAGGACAGGAGTCTGTGAAGCAGCTACACTGCCCAAGGCAGTGCTCCGGCTTTCAGAGCTTGTCCTGGGACGATTCGGCGACCGTGACCCGATCCCAGCCACCTCTGCAATCCCAGGCGAGTGGAGGCCTTTCCATACTGGGCTCCTTTAGGATTCCACCAGTGCTGGCCAGCACAGCGCTGGGCATCATCAAGGATCATCTCCATAGGAACACCGTGCTTCAAAATCCAGATGCCAGAGAAAGAGAAGCGGTATATCTACCCAAACGGATGCGTCGCATTCTTATGACCAGGCCGATTTCAAGGCCAAGAAGACCAGTACTTCGTCCATCCCACAAAGCTAATGCTCCCATCCTGCAGGAGAACAGGACCCTGCTGCTCACCAACAATCCCTTTCAAAACCTGAGCTTCAGCGATCACAATCGAGATGTTATTGTCCTGCATCCGCCGGATCCCGGCTTTCGACCCTCGAAAAACTCCTTCAGCAAGGGCGAAGTGGAGGTGCAGCACATCACAGTGCCCAACGAAGACACCGTTGTGAAGCCCATGCCACCCACGCCGCCCACAAAACCCAAAAGGACATCGGTGATCAATCCATAGCTGTAATGTCCTCACACAAACTTGCCCGCTCGTCATATAAAAAACAGCACCCAACCGAAGCCTTTTTTATTCAATGAGAGGAGTTCTGGCCAGGAGTTCAGGGGTGTCACGCTTCACCGCCCACTGTGGTGGCTTCGCAGTTTCGGAATCGTTCGGGGTTAGACCAAAACTTGAAGTACGCCTATCAATGAACTGTTGAGTAATTAATTTATGATCGTTTTCAAAACCATTGAGGCGTAGCCAAACGATCCGATGGCCAATTGAATCTGGGGATCTGGGAATAGTGGGCTGGTAATAATTGGGAGAAAGGGTTAAATGAGTATCTCATTTTGGAATGATCACTTGGTTCATAATCAAGCGATGCATTTCATGAATAATGgctttgaaattgaaattattttgaccaattttgtttaatattccATTTATTTCATTACATATTTAACTTAATCTACAGTAAGAAGAAAATCACATAACTTTAGTCTAGTATCATCCATCTATGACAAGGATCCTCCGCTTAATCCAAATCCACTATCGCTGTCGCCGAAGATGGTGTATGCAGCGGCATCCACCTCCACGTCCCCGTTGTTGAGGAGATCGCACAGTGCCAGGATGTAGGACTGGGCCATCTGGAGAGTCTCGAACTTGGACAACTTCTGGTCGATGGACGGAGCGGGCACCACTTCCCTTAGCCGCTCGAAAGCCGCATTCAATCCGTTCATCCGCTTCCTTTCCCGTGCATTGGCGGCCTGTCGTCTTCTCTTCTGGACCGTGGGACTGAGATTGGTCTGCTCTGGACTGCTCTTCCTTCCGTCCGATCCTGTGGAGCTGTTACTCCGCCGTTTGGTCTGCGGCTGGGTGTGCTGTCCTTGCACCTCCATGATGGGTCCTAGTTCCGTTTGAGTTCCGCCTGCGGCATCCAGGAATTGCCATTCCGGCGATAAGAAAGCACCCTGTCCGTAATCCTGGCCAGAAACTGGCAGCTGGGTCAAGTTGTAGTTGGGACTGCCCAGGTACTGGGAACTGCCATCCTCCTCGGAGGCAGACGAGTAGTAGTAGCTCATGGCAGATCCGCGCGGCTTGAAAGTTTCGATGCAACTGAAACGATCCGATCGGATCCAGACGTGACTACGGTCAACCCCCGCGAGATGCATTCTACAAATATTTTCACCGCCGTTCTGACCAAGTTTGTGTAAATGGCCCGCAAATGACCCCTGGCCCCAGGATCCTCGCAGCTATTACCATGGCCCGGCCAAAGGATCTCCCCGAGGAGCTGGGGTGACTTAGGGGTTAGATGTGTTTCCCTCCCTTTCGCTCGGTGGTGAAACGCCTACACTTCGCCTGTTGCCATCTCTTTCGCGCCAGGCACGCGTCATATCTTGCCAAATTGGTACTATCATGCCATGGGATCTTCCCCTCTCTCTCTGTCGCCCATAATTTGTGACTTTCACGCTCAACGGCACACGAGCGAGTGGAGGGGTGGGGGGCTCGGAGCTCGCGAGGATGAGCTACTGTACTGGTCGGCATGGGCCATCAATTAACCCGCTGGCGAACTGCATTGTGGCTCGCGTCTAGTGACCATATGCTGTACTCTGCTCTTCTGTGCCGTGCTGCACCAACCCGACTTCGACATCGGTTAGGAACCAACATATGGTCGATGCCCATGGCACTCAGTCGAACCACAGTTTTTGGTCCTGGAAATTCGGAGTCCTTGGCAGGCACACGACATTTGCCGTCTAGCCAATTGTCGAATCAAACTATTAACTCGAATTGAACAGATCTTACCATTACTATTAAGTGGCTATGAAAAATATTCCATAGATGCGTTTGATAATTGCCTTATGTTTCACAAACAGATCTTACCATTTCTATTATGTGGCTCTtgataatataataatacCATACATATAATCTTCTGTTTCTTCTTTAAAAGAATTGTCTTTTATTCATTGTAATATATGCTTCGTACATATAtcgaataaaattaatttggaaaggaaactttatattaatttcattaattaaaAAGTGAGTTTTTCCAAAACTTATACATATGTGCGCcaaaattatacaaatacTTATAACCTTTATGTGAAAACGAGTATGAGTAGTACAAACTAATTTCTATTGTTTGCTGGCCGAAAATCTTCAATATGATATTTCTCTGCTCTCAATATCCTTCACTTTTAATCCTTATCTCTGGCTCCTTTTTCTGTGGATTGAAAACCAGTTTGCGCATGTACCAACACTGCACATTGAGCgaaactaaatatttttttaagcacttattttaaaatagcgtgctttaattttttttaaatacaaacATTATATGCTTAAGACATAGTAAATTCGTTAAATcctaaaaaatatacaaatatttttaggtTACTTTCGGATCAACTTTTTCAACTCAACACTCATTCAGAAAATAGTTGGAGCACTGCTAAGCCTTATTATAGGTTTCGgatttaaacttaaattatatagtttgaatatatttaaagcaTTTTGAATACTATCAAATA
This genomic interval from Drosophila mauritiana strain mau12 chromosome 2R, ASM438214v1, whole genome shotgun sequence contains the following:
- the LOC117137637 gene encoding putative uncharacterized protein DDB_G0282133 isoform X1, which gives rise to MAQKDITSYLNLERLKKTQKLIRLYRSNECLWNPKSPGFHSGSAKDDAWRRITRRMNCGLTPDQVKLQVLGLRHYYSKELAAIRNSQIEGYSYNPRYSYFEDLHFLGNLEEEDNCAMKEGHFPPNFSEDTFISPLAFLSPCCSETKCGYTFYKMILEPEPPNEEFLEGHKERSTSGNDRWYPTAYCVRCKPEEDEDPCEACELRGQSSRPQFGSKSSLEGRESDSTNPRMSYQHQEQDHSKKFQKRDSNQYLTRKPCSCPSKGNPEKRSSQTQQNGVYVGAHNWDGDESIGNGLRSDGWPGPRLCSQKRGEWKPRYRKVIGEEYRKSCCDSWKRNNNAVCRRLLDQLAKQQNQPGSYSDDGDSVRNRNCSCTKNRRQSGEDQLNVMLLQKKYRDRTSSNNANNPTTDRYSNTQPMSDETYYNTSHPVPNCCYCTYNQVNQEVQRCNIHGCQCIYCNQTVPPAHGNYYQPQHVDQNARNYSRSAPPDAPYDETVYLNDYGRSMYPEQQHVYCINAENVPTDVWAQTQSPDASNNPSQMPMAPLSKSWNQETATRPLQPAKKGSGTAPPPQDPVKTYSSRASALEKHEQSGQNLIPAEQTKSMPEEFQSRIVQKPNDQGERSNVGRRSYGSGNANYNQRRIQNEERSSRDGPDLPDQKKYVCEDDNCPVNKRRQNEKRPSERRSRNDDKVRSNRNSNYEDAPPPRRSKGNADDAKNQKVFQLQTDDSQLMACPAYDRRNPKECPHLKCPSPRHQEERTARNSRNRNSEENNEPTSKSRRSSPLRNAYDEEEQQGPRERSSSHGREDNFRTKRKSNEETKRSKRRSDETCNDETCQFGAFSSRQNKNRSERRTGNSGEREYSRHGNGTNPRSKRRDNEDPCNDDTCPYADSLEINMARTRKHSDRSYSKENDEDGKMARRYRSESSSRRQENDDYEDSAKSYRRESDKYRKPRREAPAENGDPDYDSDYKEYGQRRYRNRYSDNQPEYRTSIEKRNKYSTREDRNSAPRYAERPREDHRTEYKNRNHENTLDDCYCDDFESDEYDANNPYDAHPRRENGNRNRNAPMEYNREESSRRPKRPSKYDNSESEDMPYIKSNGKNTNRNRNTDNVTQKRNPSYSRETDPYNSEDDCFCSDEQISHATQNRSSRSSRNDPRSSGPAKNGKQDRSRRSETIESQRNEARDSDRAPESRPSNRDIQKIKNPNNAYNIDIKNKTHDVGEYSKNDNRDTNHKGIVSPVSDDDCICDLESDPKDPKSTVPEKRNQAGSICINLSTSVEDNGHKTESFGKAKKTAEPTVMVPKSLDASNRLREQKEGKTRLVSTSENQSSSAKKNLRAKTGISPRVQSRSASPVRQAGAPKIQPEPIKRRATTRSPVQNTAKRTMETHAAANSKLPFDLNSAAYFICKLQDEGNNHQYLLVVPKKPIETPDGHRKAPGQESVKQLHCPRQCSGFQSLSWDDSATVTRSQPPLQSQASGGLSILGSFRIPPVLASTALGIIKDHLHRNTVLQNPDAREREAVYLPKRMRRILMTRPISRPRRPVLRPSHKANAPILQENRTLLLTNNPFQNLSFSDHNRDVIVLHPPDPGFRPSKNSFSKGEVEVQHITVPNEDTVVKPMPPTPPTKPKRTSVINP
- the LOC117136671 gene encoding protein lin-32 is translated as MSYYYSSASEEDGSSQYLGSPNYNLTQLPVSGQDYGQGAFLSPEWQFLDAAGGTQTELGPIMEVQGQHTQPQTKRRSNSSTGSDGRKSSPEQTNLSPTVQKRRRQAANARERKRMNGLNAAFERLREVVPAPSIDQKLSKFETLQMAQSYILALCDLLNNGDVEVDAAAYTIFGDSDSGFGLSGGSLS
- the LOC117137637 gene encoding uncharacterized protein DDB_G0287625 isoform X2, encoding MAQKDITSYLNLERLKKTQKLIRLYRSNECLWNPKSPGFHSGSAKDDAWRRITRRMNCGLTPDQVKLQVLGLRHYYSKELAAIRNSQIEGYSYNPRYSYFEDLHFLGNLEEEDNCAMKEGHFPPNFSEDTFISPLAFLSPCCSETKCGYTFYKMILEPEPPNEEFLEGHKERSTSGNDRWYPTAYCVRCKPEEDEDPCEACELRGQSSRPQFGSKSSLEGRESDSTNPRMSYQHQEQDHSKKFQKRDSNQYLTRKPCSCPSKGNPEKRSSQTQQNGVYVGAHNWDGDESIGNGLRSDGWPGPRLCSQKRGEWKPRYRKVIGEEYRKSCCDSWKRNNNAVCRRLLDQLAKQQNQPGSYSDDGDSVRNRNCSCTKNRRQSGEDQLNVMLLQKKYRDRTSSNNANNPTTDRYSNTQPMSDETYYNTSHPVPNCCYCTYNQVNQEVQRCNIHGCQCIYCNQTVPPAHGNYYQPQHVDQNARNYSRSAPPDAPYDETVYLNDYGRSMYPEQQHVYCINAENVPTDVWAQTQSPDASNNPSQMPMAPLSKSWNQETATRPLQPAKKGSGTAPPPQDPVKTYSSRASALEKHEQSGQNLIPAEQTKSMPEEFQSRIVQKPNDQGERSNVGRRSYGSGNANYNQRRIQNEERSSRDGPDLPDQKKYVCEDDNCPVNKRRQNEKRPSERRSRNDDKVRSNRNSNYEDAPPPRRSKGNADDAKNQKVFQLQTDDSQLMACPAYDRRNPKECPHLKCPSPRHQEERTARNSRNRNSEENNEPTSKSRRSSPLRNAYDEEEQQGPRERSSSHGREDNFRTKRKSNEETKRSKRRSDETCNDETCQFGAFSSRQNKNRSERRTGNSGEREYSRHGNGTNPRSKRRDNEDPCNDDTCPYADSLEINMARTRKHSDRSYSKENDEDGKMARRYRSESSSRRQENDDYEDSAKSYRRESDKYRKPRREAPAENGDPDYDSDYKEYGQRRYRNRYSDNQPEYRTSIEKRNKYSTREDRNSAPRYAERPREDHRTEYKNRNHENTLDDCYCDDFESDEYDANNPYDAHPRRENGNRNRNAPMEYNREESSRRPKRPSKYDNSESEDMPYIKSNGKNTNRNRNTDNVTQKRNPSYSRETDPYNSEDDCFCSDEQISHATQNRSSRSSRNDPRSSGPAKNGKQDRSRRSETIESQRNEARDSDRAPESRPSNRDIQKIKNPNNAYNIDIKNKTHDVGEYSKNDNRDTNHKGIVSPVSDDDCICDLESDPKDPKSTVPEKRNQAGSICINLSTSVEDNGHKTESFGKAKKTAEPTVMVPKSLDASNRLREQKEGKTRLVSTSENQSSSAKKNLRAKTGISPRVQSRSASPVRQAGAPKIQPEPIKRRATTRSPVQNTAKRTMETHAAANR